The Trichoderma asperellum chromosome 6, complete sequence region CGCAAGGCGAATGGGCTGCGGGGGCTTGGACGGAGACAGATGGAGGTGAGCGACGGAGATGTAtagcaggaaaaaaagagaggagaggccaGAGGACTGCGTGAGTGAGGCTGGCAGCTTTTAATACAGCGACGATGATGTGAGCACGACTTGCTAGTGAGTTTGGAGAATTGCCGAGTTTGGGTACTTGATGCTGCGGCTGGTATCGGGAGAACGATTCAAGTACCTGCGGTGCCGAGGGGGTTCGCAGCGCGGAAAGACGACAGGACGGAAATAAGGTGGGCGAACAGATCTTATGCGAGATGCGGAGATGCGGAAAAAAGATGAGGAGATGAATCTGTTTAGTTTATTTCATCTATGATAGAATTCaagacttttatttatttatttattttctttccttttctgatgatttgatttgatagCCTCGGGATTTGTATACTGAGCTGACTTTAGCAGATGTACTACTAATAATTACTAATCCTCAATGAGCCGACCACAGGCGGTCCGCCAGAAATCCGGGGTTGATTGAACTTTGCGGATTGCCGCGGAAGCTtagcatacatgcatgcattatCCATATAATACATAATTCCGTGTAGATGCATGCGCGTCAATAGACCAtgactacctagtaggtaggtaggtaggtacctctGTGACGACGATGCTGGCGTCGTCGCTTCTCCTTGCAAGCAAAGAAaggggcgaaaaaaaaaaaaaaaaaaaaaaaaaacatggcAGCAGTTGCCAGTCAAATAGAGATTGATACTGAATCTGACTTTGTATAGGAATAAAGTTCTGGAAATGAGGCTCCGCTTGCAAAAATAGCTTTGTGGTGGTGATAGTGTATTATGACCGCCTTGGTTTTGTTTACTGGACATTAATTTCATGCACCTATACTACGTACTAAATAGATGTCGCATCaataaatagcctttatGCCATGTCTTGCTTTTGGCCTTTAATCAGCCAGTTCCCACCATGCCTCCAACTTTGACCGAAGCACTCACTCAAACTTCAAGCTTCAAGACGATATCTCGGATTTCCCTCCAATTTCCGCAGTAAAGATATCGCCGACAGTGCCAAAGACGCAATGAAGAGAGCGAAGCTATTTTTAGATTAAAGTTATTTGTACTAAAAATACCAAACACTAGACTTGAGAATGGACGCCGCAGAGTTCCCTGGAAATACGGAGACCATTTCTTCCCAACTTTCAGACTGACCCAACGTCTTTTTTCagaataaatttaaatttttttcttacataTAGTTAAAAAGACATACAGAAGAACAATATTCCATTTCAATAGGTAAAAAATGAGAGATGATGGTGGAAGAGAAGCCGAGTTCTTTCAAAGTATCTCCTCTTCCCCTGAAAGAGGAAAGGTTATATAAGCACCGACACTGCTCTACATCGAGGTCAATATTCCTTTGCATAtcaaataaatattaagaacAACATTGTACATGATTTCCACTCATGGAGACGTATCTGCTAGGCGGATAATTCTAATTTTGGTGGTGGCGTCGACTTGTTGGGATTCCCTGTAACTGGGCATACGCCCGTCGTCCGTTTACCGACACGCCCTTAATCGCCCCGTCTCTAGAGATTGCTGTATATCATCTCATGCTGGCTCCCTCTTTTCCACTCTTCTATTCTTGTCCTTGCAAATACATTCTTTCTCCctgtcttcctcttcccatCTGAGCAGGTTGCCCCAGGCAGCAGTCGTTCAGCAACTGGCCGCAACACTCTACACTCAAAGGTAATATTGCACTCTCTATTTCTCTAGTCTTTGCACTGTTTCCGCCATCTAGCCAGCCGGCAGACATACCATCGTTTGACTCGGATCCATCCGCCAGCTGGCGGTGGCGCTTCTCGAGGCGCTGCGTGTTTGTTTACCGGCGGGTTATTTATACTCGCCCacctcttttatttatttccccccttttcttccctctttcttttcttcttctcataaGCAACGCGAAACTCTCCTTCCGCCGCGCCTGCTTATCAGCACCGATCGCATCTCAAGCCAAGCAACGCAAATACGCCAGTTTACATCCTCCAAACCACCAAAActggcatcatcgccagcgtTTCCCCCCCCTATCCTCAATCTACATTGTTACCTGTGCCGAACTTGGGTCGAAAGGCCTCCTGACCGTGTTTTAGACCATCAAAACTCTTACATGCACCATGAACTGCTTGTGCGATTGTTCCTACGTTGTGCCTGCTCGGGGACCTGAGCCAGAATATGAGAACCCTATCTTTCATCATTGGCAGGTCTCCCAGTCTGGCTACAACTTCTACTTTTGCGCATCGCACCGAGCCTATCATTGCATGTACATTGATGGCAACCTCGATCAGCCCTATTGTGGCGAATGTGCCCCCTTTTACTATCAAGGCTACCCAAATATAGTTTGGCAGAAAGATCTTGATAGACATGCCGAGCTGCCAGCCACTCGTCTCAACAATCCCACCATCGTCGCTTATGAGCTGATCATGATGAATCTTGCCATCCGGGCCAATCATGAGGCCCAAGGCCAGCATCGCCACGCCCCAGCGGCCGACGCTGGACCCATTGATTATAGAGAAACTCTAGCGGATCTCCTTCGAATGCCATCTGCTAACGACCTCCCTCGTCCCGGCATAGCCGTCCCGCGAGACCACTTTACGTACGAAGGCCTCGGCACTGTTCTGGTTGGCAGTCCTCGTCAGCGTGGTCTGTTTCGCCTAGCTTTCCGTAACTACGCGGGAGCGGTGGGATGGATGCCCTGTGGCCCAGATATTGGCCGGCGAGCAGAATTCCTAAACCTGGCTCAGCACGAAGAGTTTGGTGATCCCATCTTCAAGAGCGCCCGCCTTTGGGCTTGCAAGGTCCAAGGCTATCTTTACATGCCCAAGGATATCCGCTGGGTCCTGTGGAGCATCTATATGCTGAGCAACGAGGTCCTTTACAACAGCCAGGAGGACGATGAGCAGGTTCTTTGGCTCATGCGCGTGTGGCTCAACGACCTGTACTTCACAGCTCAGAAGCTCTTTGATCGTTACCAGCTTGAAATGCCCGTCCCCATGCCTGAGCATGATTGGCTCGAGCGCCCCATCGGCCGCT contains the following coding sequences:
- a CDS encoding uncharacterized protein (antiSMASH:Cluster_6.6~EggNog:ENOG41); protein product: MSRPQAVRQKSGTIKTLTCTMNCLCDCSYVVPARGPEPEYENPIFHHWQVSQSGYNFYFCASHRAYHCMYIDGNLDQPYCGECAPFYYQGYPNIVWQKDLDRHAELPATRLNNPTIVAYELIMMNLAIRANHEAQGQHRHAPAADAGPIDYRETLADLLRMPSANDLPRPGIAVPRDHFTYEGLGTVLVGSPRQRGLFRLAFRNYAGAVGWMPCGPDIGRRAEFLNLAQHEEFGDPIFKSARLWACKVQGYLYMPKDIRWVLWSIYMLSNEVLYNSQEDDEQVLWLMRVWLNDLYFTAQKLFDRYQLEMPVPMPEHDWLERPIGRFNPPAGAPEQQAMGGQPNTPAVADTGSNSDMSSFVDLAIVDESSGEDTPDEGNSEMNF